The following proteins are encoded in a genomic region of Deltaproteobacteria bacterium:
- a CDS encoding radical SAM protein, whose product MLNYPSYMELYRSGELQGRIESLMELLRDCKLCPRECKIDRTGGEKGVCRSGMDLEISSAFPHFGEEPPLVGWGGSGTIFLTHCNLRCIFCQNFEISHLGEGQSVTVEAFAQLMVKLQTMGCHNINFVTPTHYAPQIVSALPLAIEGGLQLPIVWNCGGYESIEVIRLLDGIVDIYMPDIKYSDDKHAEKYSKAPGYFAVAKEVLKEMHRQVGDLVIDDRGIAKRGLLIRHLVMPGGVAGSGEVLSFIADEISKNSYVNIMDQYRPCYRADKFPEINRAISASEYDDVLNILGELGLDRKV is encoded by the coding sequence ATGCTTAATTATCCATCCTACATGGAACTTTACAGAAGCGGGGAACTCCAGGGCAGGATCGAATCCCTCATGGAACTCCTTCGCGACTGCAAGCTCTGCCCAAGGGAGTGCAAGATCGACAGGACTGGTGGGGAAAAAGGCGTCTGCAGGTCTGGCATGGATCTGGAGATCTCCAGTGCCTTCCCTCATTTCGGTGAGGAGCCGCCACTTGTCGGTTGGGGCGGTTCGGGCACCATTTTTCTTACACACTGTAACCTCAGGTGCATTTTTTGTCAGAATTTTGAGATTAGCCATCTTGGTGAAGGGCAAAGTGTCACTGTCGAAGCGTTTGCCCAACTTATGGTTAAACTTCAGACCATGGGCTGCCACAATATAAACTTTGTCACACCGACTCACTATGCTCCCCAGATTGTATCAGCCCTCCCCCTTGCAATAGAAGGTGGCCTGCAACTCCCCATCGTCTGGAATTGCGGCGGTTATGAATCGATTGAAGTTATCAGGCTTCTTGATGGGATTGTCGATATTTATATGCCTGATATTAAATACTCTGATGATAAACATGCAGAAAAATACTCGAAAGCGCCAGGCTACTTTGCTGTGGCAAAGGAAGTCTTGAAGGAGATGCACCGGCAGGTGGGAGACCTGGTGATTGATGACAGGGGTATTGCAAAAAGGGGATTGCTTATCAGGCACCTTGTTATGCCGGGAGGTGTTGCCGGAAGTGGTGAAGTGCTCAGCTTCATTGCTGATGAAATTTCAAAAAACAGTTATGTCAATATTATGGATCAGTATCGCCCTTGCTACAGGGCTGATAAATTCCCGGAGATTAACAGAGCTATATCTGCAAGTGAATATGATGATGTTCTAAATATACTTGGAGAGTTGGGCTTAGATAGGAAAGTGTAG